The DNA sequence TGATGCACAGTCCTTACGAGATGGAATGGATGGCCGAGGAAAGGATGAAAGAATTGGAGAAAGTGATCCTCCGTTCACGGCAAAGAAATCTCCGTATCTCCGGGGGGTTTGTGTTCAGGCGGGTCCTCAGCATCTTTTGGCGCAGGAAATAGGAAAGAGAGGCGGGTTCCCCGGCCCGCCTCTCCTCCTCACATGACGGGACGGCTGGGCTCGGAAATGTTGCTCAGCGCATGTCCCGCTTCATCGGCGAAGGGTTGACGGACAGCCAGATCGCCGATGGAGACGACCCCCACCAGCTGGCCGTTTTCCACCACGGGAAGCCGGCGAATTTGGTGCTGGGCCATGAGTCGGGCCGCTTCATCGACGGACATGTCCGGCGTACCCGTCACCGGGGCGTTGGTCATCACATCCGCCACCTGCTGGGAATTGGGTTTCTTATCGGCGATGCCCCGGATCACCAGATCCCGGTCGGTGATGACCCCGCGCAGCTGTCCGTTTTCGACCACGGGAATCATGCCGACGTTGTGCTGCTTCATCAGGTTGGCCGCCTGATACACATTGTCCTGGGGCGACACCGCGGCGACCTGGGTGGTCATGATATCTCTCAGCTGAGCCATTGTCGGGTTCCCTCCTTTTCTGCGGTTAGGTTGCTCCGACCCGGGAAAATGCATTCCTCCCGTCCGCGGACAGTATTTGTCAATGGAAGTCCCGGCGCCTGTCCACATACAGGGTGCCGTCGCTTTCCAGAGAAACGTAAACACATCCCGCAGCGACTTCACCTGCCGCTTTTTCAACTCATCCATCAACCACCGACCGCTTTTCCCCAGCACCCGCAGGTTCTCATATATGATCTGCCCGTCAACCACCAATTCCATCGGCACTTCCGGTTTTTTCCGGGGCTGAGAGAGGCTTTTCGGCGTCAACTGCTGATGCTCCGGTTTTCGCATCACTGAAAGGCTCCCGTCATTTTCCAGGATGGCGAACTGGACCTGGGAGACGTCAAACACGTCCTTTTCCCGGAGGAGATGCATGATTTGGTCGACGTTAAAACGTCTTTTGCGCAGGTTGTTCTCCAAAATCTTCCCTTCCTTGATGACGATGACCGGGTCCCCTTCCAACAGCTTTTTCGCCCAGCGGCTTTTCAAGGTGACATAGGACATCAAAAAAGTGAGTCCGCCGAACAGAACCAACCCGAAAAAGTGAAGGCCGGTTTCGGTATCGATGTCGGTGGCGGCGATGGAACCGAGGGGGATATGAATGCGCATCGTCCGATAGGCCCCGGTGCAAGCCGGACGGGGGCGAGCCGGTCCAATCCTGCCGGAAGAGCCGGCTCCTCAACCCCTGGTCGATCATACGCGCTCCTTTTCCCTTTGCTCCTTTTCTTCCCGCCACCACAGGGCCTCCTCAGGATCCTGCAAAACCTCCTTGATCTCGTGCTTTTCTTCGACGGCCGGCGGCGATCCCCGCAGCGCCTTGCCGGAGGGATCCTTGACGAACTTGGTCACGACGATCAGCCCGATCACCGACACGGCAACGAGATAATAAGCGGGAATCAGGCGATCTCCCGTCCAGTTGATCAGCCAGGAAACCACCAGGGGCGTGGTGCCGCCGAATACCGAGGCGGAAATGTTGTAGGTAATGGCCAGGGCACCGTACCTCACTTCGGTGTAAAAGAGGGAGGGAAGCAGGGAGGGCATCGTTCCCTGGAAGCTTGAGGAAAAAATGCCCAGGATCACCAGTCCCAGAAACACCCACAACACCTTCCCGTTCCCGATCAACAGGAACGAGGGAACGGACAACAACACCAGTCCCGCCAGCCCTCCCTGAACCACCCGCTTGGCCCCGATTCGATCGCTGAAATATCCCATCAACAACACGATCGGGATCATAATCGCCATCACGACGACGATCAGCAAAAGTCCCCTCGTCTCCCCGTAGCCGAGGACGGCGGACAGGTGAGAGGGCATGTAGGACAACACCGTGTAGTTGACGACGTTATAAAAAAAACCACGACTATCCCGATCAACAGGGTTCTCCAATAGGAAGCCAAAATGTCCCGGATCGACAGATAGGATTCCCGCTCCCGCGCCTCCTCCATCGCTTCAAAAGCGGGGGTCTCCTCGAGGCGCTCCCGCAGATAATAGCCGATCAGCCCCATCGGACCGGCGACCAGAAAGGGGATGCGCCATCCCCATCGGACCATGGTCTCGGAACCCAGCGTCATCGTGAGCAACGTGACAAAGGCGGCCCCGGCTATATATCCTGTCAGGGTCCCCACTTCCAGCCCGCTGGACATCACGCCCCGCTTCTTGTCCGGCGTCGACTCGGCGATGAAGGTCATCGCGCCGGCGTACTCTCCCCCGGTCGAAAAGCCCTGCACCAACCGGGCGATCAAGAGCAAAACCGTCGCCGTCGAACCAATGGTCTCGTAACTGGGAATCAAACCGATGCTCAGGGTGGAGACGGCCATCAGGATGAGCGTGATCGCAAGCACCCGCTTTCGGCCCCACCGATCGCCCAACATCCCGAAAACGATCCCCCCCAGCGGGCGGGCGAGAAAAGCGACGGCGAAGGTGGCGAAGGAATAAATCAGCTGGACCCCGCCCTTCATTTCGGGGAAGAAAACTTTCCCGATCGTCACCGCCAAGTAGGAGTAAATGCCGAAATCAAACCATTCCATGGCATTGCCGACGCTGGTGGCCAGGACCGCCCTTTTGGCCGTGTCCATGTCGACAACCGTGATGTCCTCTTTTTTCAGGCGGAATTTTTTCCGGCCTCCAAAAAACCGCTTTTTTCCGTTCTCCCGTTCAGACAATCCTCTGCCCTCCTGCCGGTCAAAGCATTCCGAGGTTAGTATGGAGGCAAAAAAAGTTTTTCATGCAAAAGAGCGGACTCCGCAACAAGTCCGCTCTTTTGACGAAGTGGATCAGCCGGTCCGCCTGTTCCCCTTCGGCTCCTTCCCCTTCCCTTGATCTTGCCGAAGGGTTTAAAGTAGGTGATCAGGGTCATGAGCAGAAGCGCCGCCAGATTGACCGCCCCTCCCAGCATGTTTGACATCCAGACCGACTGGAAGGCATCCCGACGAAAGGCGGCGTAGCCCCATTGTTCCGCGGCGCTCAGGAGAAAGGAAAACCACCGGCTGACAAAAAATATGGCAAACAGGATGATCCCCACGGTCAAAATCAGTTTAATGAGCACCCAGTAATACTTCGTAAGCCCCCAATTGGTCCAAACCGACAGGAGAACGCCGGAAATCAAGGCCGCAAGAGCCGGGTACTTGAGCAGCGTCTCGTCAACGATGTGCATGCTGGACAGCGTGTAGAAGAGCTGCTCCCCGTTTTCGGCACACTCCTCATGTACCATCCCAGCAGCAGCATGCAGCAGGTACCGCCGAACCAGGCCATGACGGAAAGGACGTAGATCGCCACCAGCAGTTGTTTTTTTCGCAAACTCAAACGATAAGCCATCAGACCAACTCCTTTAGGTGCGATGATTGTTCGCCCCGGCCCATCACCAAGAAGGCCTTCGGCGAAAAGGCCGTGACAAGGAAGCGCCCGGGACTCTGAACCATCGTCGAGGACGTCAACGATCACATTTCGCAACAGGATGCTGACCAGACAGAGGGCGGATTTCATCTTGGAGATCAAGGGGCGATTCCCGTAAGGATCCCGGCATCCCGACGGGCGAAAAAATGTGTGCGTCCCTTCTGCCGCCGTAAACGCCACGGCATTTTCGGCGAACCGGGAACGGATGGAAAGTGTTCGGGTATAAAATCAGCGCTTCGGAGAAATGGCACCAAAAAGTATGCCGCCCACAGATGAAAGCAGCGGGGAGCTCATGAAAATCGATTTCTGGATTTTTTCCATGTATGGATGGAGCTATCCCCATCCTAACGGGTGGATGTTGTGATCTTATGACAAACTTCTGCGGGATCGATGAAATCGGGTGGAACCGGAAAGCTCAGCCGTTATCATAGAAAGAGAGCCGATGTGAGGGGGAATGAGAGGATGTCCCACACCCTGCTGCTGGTGGACGATGAAGAAAAAGTGCTTGACTTTATGGAGCCCTTTCTGCAGCAGGAGGGGTTTCGCACCGCAACGGCCAAAACGGGCCTTGAGGCCCTGCGAAAGGCCGAGGAGGTGAAACCCTCCCTTGTCGTCCTGGATTGGATGCTTCCGGAGATGAGCGGCATCGAAGTGTGCCGAGAGCTGCGCAAAAGGGATCGGATGGGCATCATCATGGTGACGGCCCGGACCGAAGAGACGGACAAAATCATCGGGCTGGAAGTGGGGGCTGACGACTACATCACCAAACCCTTTTCCCTGCGGGAGCTGGTGGCCCGCATCCGCGCCGTGCTGCGACGGATCGAAGGAGACCGGGGCGACGGGGAGGCGATGCGGCGCGGCGAGCTGGTGATCTCCGAACCCCGGCGCCGCGTCTGGAAACGGGGAAAGGAAATCTCCCTGACGCCCACGGAGTTCAAATTGCTCCTCACGCTGGCCGCCAGGCCGGGAATCGTCTACAGCCGGCTGCAGCTGTTGGAGTCCCTGGATGACGCGCTGTGGAACGACGAGCGGACGGTGGACGCCCATATCAGCCGGCTCCGCAAAAAAATCGAGGACGACCCCGCAACGCCCGTCTACATTCAAACGGTCTACGGATTCGGCTATCGGTTCGGTGACCCCAAATGAGCGTCAGCCGCAAACTGTTCATCGCCATGGCGGCGTTCATTGTGGGAATGGGCTTGGTCTTTGCCTTCGTCACCCAAATCGTGTTGCGGGACGCCCTCGAAGTGTTGGTGGCGGCCCCCCGGAAAGAGAACATTGATGAGTTGTCCCGCCTTTTTGCCGACCACTATGAAAAGAGCGGCGGATCCTGGGAAGACCTGCACAGCCTCGAGATCGAAAAAAGACTGCATGCGGAAAGCGGTCAAAGGGCCAGTATCGTCCTTCAGGCGCCAAATCGTCAGATCCTGCTCGCCGCGGGGGAAGCCGACCAGCCCACCGTGCTTCGGTTCGGGATCCGAAACCTGGTGCGGCTGAAGGGAGATACGATCGGATTTTTGTACTATCACGATCCGGCCATCGATTACATGTCCCGTCTGCGGATCGGCATCCTGGATTCCACGAAGTTTCTCCTCATTCTGGGAACCCTGTTCCTCGTCGCCCTCTCCCTTCTGGTCGCGTACGGCTTGGCCAAATGGCTGACCGCCCCCCTCCGGCGGCTGATCCCCGCGATCGACCGGCTGGGAAAAGGGGAGCTCGGAATTCAGGTGCCGGTCACCACCGGCGATGAATACGGAAAAGTGGCCAACGCGTTCAACGACATGTCCAATCAGCTGAAGAAGGCCGAGGAGATCCGAAAAAATTTGGTCGCCGACGTCGCCCATGAATTGCGAACACCGCTCACCATCATCCGGGGCAAACTGGATTTCCTGCAGCAAAGCGGACGGCCGATCCCGCCGGAAAACCTTCTGTCCTTGCAGGACGAACTGATCCGCCTGACCCGTCTCGTCGAGGATCTCCATCAGCTGACCCTGGCCGAGGCGAAACAGCTGCCCCTGGAACGGAAGCCGACGCACATCCCGGATCTTTTGCGACGAATTTTGGATCGCATCGGCCCCGAAGCCGCCAATAAGGGAATTCATCTCTCGCTCGAGGACTTTTCCGGGGAGGGGACCCTTTCCGTCGATCCGAACCGGATCACCCAAGTGTTTCTCAACCTGCTGGTCAACGCCCTTCGCTATACCCCTTCGGGAGGATCGATACGAGTCCAAATCGACAGGGAAGAAGGGCCCGCCCCAGGGCAGGACATGTTGCGGGTGAGCGTCGCCGACACGGGCACCGGCATCGAGCCGGAGCATCTCCCCCGCCTCTTCGACCGGTTCTACCGGTCCGACCAAGCCCGCACGCGAAGCAGGGGAGGTTCGGGATTGGGACTCGCCATCGCCAAGGAATTCGTCACAGCCCACGGCGGAACGATCGATGTGGAAAGCGAGCCCGGCCGCGGGACCACCTTCATCGTCCGGTTGCCTTGTTCAAAATAAACGTTGACGAAGGCATCCCGCCGATCCCTCCGCCCGAAAAGACAACCCGCTCTTTTGGAAAGCAGGTGAAGATCATGACAAGGTGTCGGGAGGGACGATGCTTTGCCGAGCGGCGCATTGAAGCGGAGGCGAAATATCGCGTCCCGACCTTTTTAAGAGCGTTGTGAAACAATCCCTTCGAAGCCGAAGAGGGGTGTACCGCTTCGTATCGCCACATGTCAAAGGCACTCAGCGGTACACCCCTTCTCCCGACATCATGTTTTACAGAGCTTTTGGCACGGCGCCTGTCAAAGTCAGACCGGCTTCTTCGAGAAAAGCCGGTTTTTGTTCTGCGCACCGTGGCTCCGACGAAGAATATAAGAATTTGTTAAGGTTTGCGTCAGGATGTTGTAAGCATCGCAGTTTATGATACCCGCGGAATCCGTCGGAAGGAGTGACAGGATGAAGAAACTGCTGTTGCTGATCGGCCTGGCCGCTTGCATCTCCCTGACATCTTGTACATCCCTCCTGGGAAATCTCAATCATCAGCTTCCCGTCGAGGAAAGAGCCGGATGATGCAAGGCGATGATGCACCAGAGGCTGTGAAAATGGCCAAATGGAAGGGCTCCTGTATTTCGCAGGAGCCCTTCTATGGGTACCGTTCTTTATCCAGCTGTTAATGAAAGTTTTCTGTATGTTTTCGGTCCAGCTGTTTTTTGTAGAGAAGTATCGCTACCAGCCCCGCCACAGCAAGCATTATAGAGGCGATGGAAAGCAAGCTGTATACAAAAATGGTGGACGGCTTTCCCGCCAGCAAAGCCACCAAAACCGCATAGACCAAACCAACTATACCAAACACCAAATTGGGTGAAAACCCGATGAGGCTTGATTGAATCAACACATCTTCCGTCTGCCGTTCGTATACCCACTTGGCATAATAAAACCATCCAAAGAGGTATACGAAGAAAAACAATCCCACAACGGAGTAAACGACCAGAGGTTTCCCCGGCATGATGAGCGCGACAACCGCAACCAACAGCCCCAGGACCAAAGCGATCAGCACATTCAGGCAAAACAGCCGAAAGCCGAATGTCCAGACTGTTTTCATCCTTCCGCATCCCTCCCAACCGGATCCGCCGGGGATACGCCCTGTTCCTTTCAGCAGGCCGGTTCATCCGCCTTCTCCCGCCGCCCTTCCCCCCGCAGATAGGCGAGCGCCGACGAGAGAAGCAACCGGGCGGCGACCTTCATCGCGCGTTCGTCGAAATCGAACCGGGGATGATGATGGGGAAAATCGCAGTTCTTTTCCGGATTTCCCGCTCCGACAAAACAAAAGGCCCCCGGAACCTTTCCGAGATAATAGGCAAAATCCTCCGCGGCCATCACCGGCTGAAGCTCCCACACCCGGTCGTCGCCGACAAGGCGTCGGGCCACGCCGGCCACCCGGTGGGCTTCGACGGTATCATTGACCACCGCGGGATATCCCCACTGGTAATCCACCCGACAGGTGGCTCCGTACAGCGAGCAGGAATTTTCCGCGATTTCCCGGATCCGCTGATGCATCTGCTCCCGAAGGACCGGGTCGAAGGTCCGCACCGTCCCCGTCAATGTACACCGCTCGGCGATCACGTTGAAGCCCTGTCCGCCCTGGATCGTTCCCACGGAGATCACCGCGGACTTGAGCGGATCAACCTGGCGGCTGATCAGGGTTTGCAGATGGACGATGAGATGGGAGGCGACCACGATGGCATCCACCGATTCATGGGGAAGCCCTCCGTGTCCCCCCTTCCCGAAAATATCGATCTGAAAGGAATCGGCGGCCGCCATGAGGGGACCGGCCTTGATCCCGACCACCCCGACCGGGAGCGGAGTCCAGAGATGGACCCCGTACACGGCGTCCACACCGTCCAAGGCACCGTCCTCGATCATCTCCCGGGCCCCTCCGGGGATGACCTCTTCGGCGTGTTGGAAGAGAAACCGGACCCGTCCGGGAATCTCCTCCCGCATCTCGGACAAGAGCCTCGCAACCCCCAGGAGAACGGCCATGTGACCGTCATGTCCGCAGGCGTGCATCACTCCGGGAACCCGCGACCGGTATTCGCAGTCCTTTTCGTCTTGGATGGGAAGGGCATCCATATCCGCCCGCAGGGCGACGGTTTTCCCCGGCCGTCCGCCGGTCAGCGTCCCCACGACCCCGCGCCCTCCAACCCCTGTGCGCACGTCGATGCCGCACTCTCTGAGAATCTCCGCGACCCGTGCCGGCGTCCGCTCTTCCCGGAAGGACAGTTCGGGCTCCATGTGGAACCTTCTCCGCCACTCAACCATCTGGGAAAAGATCTTCTCGATCCGCTCACTCAGCCGGTCCAAACTTCCCATCTCCTTCCCCGTGGAAAATGCTCCCGCTTTTAAGTATCGGATAAATGGGGCGCGAGCGCCACCTGTTAACGGATTCCAATTCGCTTTCATACATCCGGCAACGGATCCAATTGTCATTTCCTCGCCATTGCATCGCGGTGCGGAACATACTATCATGGATGAGATGAAACTGTTCGCGCAGCGAGGAGGGAGTTGCCATGGTACTCGAAGATACCGGCCTGAACGGCATCCGCAAGGATTTCGGCACCGTGGACAAGGTGATCCGCGGCCTCGGCTTTGATCGGTGGTCCTGGGATTACGACAAAGCGGTCTACGACTTGAAACTGATCGACCGGGAAAAGGGCACCGTTTATTACCTGCGGGTGCCCGCCGAAGTGATCCAGGGTCGCTTGGAAAACCCCAAGGCGACGGTGGAATTGGGAACCCCGGTGTTCGGACGTCACCTTTATCCCCACGGGGTGGACTACGAAGCGACCATCCCCGAATCCCTGGAGAAAACCGTGAAGGAAAAGGTGGACGCCCTGAAGGAGGCCCTTTCCTGACCAAGCAGCGGAAAACAACGGACACCCCTGCCGGATGGGGTGTCCGCTTTCGGTTTATTTGACCCGATCCTCTTCCTCCGCTTCCTGAAACTCGACCCCTTCCACCTTCACGTTGATCTCCACCACGCGCAGGCCGGTCATCGTCTCTACGGCTTCCTTGACATTTTGTTGCAACTGGTGTGCCACTTCGTGAATCTTCTCCCCGTAATTGACGATCACGCGGAGATCGATGGCGGCTTCCACCTGCCCCACTTCCACCGAAACCCCGCGGGTCACGTTTTTCCCACCGACCCGCTTCGCCCATCCCTCCGTGATGCCGCCCGACATGCCGGCGACACCTTTCGTTTTGGTGGCCGCCAGGCTGGCGATGACGGCCACCACATCATCGGCGATCTGTATGGTGCCCTGTGAACCGTTGTCCGTCATGCTTCAAGCCCCCTCAAACACTGTTTCCTGGTTCGTTTTACCCGTCAGAGCGATTTTACCATACCTCCGTCGATCAGGAGTGTCGATCCGGTGACATAAGTGTTGGCTTCGGAGGCCAGGAACGCGACGACCCGGGCGAATTCCTCCGGGCGACCGTAGCGGC is a window from the Planifilum fimeticola genome containing:
- a CDS encoding Asp23/Gls24 family envelope stress response protein, with product MTDNGSQGTIQIADDVVAVIASLAATKTKGVAGMSGGITEGWAKRVGGKNVTRGVSVEVGQVEAAIDLRVIVNYGEKIHEVAHQLQQNVKEAVETMTGLRVVEINVKVEGVEFQEAEEEDRVK
- a CDS encoding sensor histidine kinase, which encodes MSVSRKLFIAMAAFIVGMGLVFAFVTQIVLRDALEVLVAAPRKENIDELSRLFADHYEKSGGSWEDLHSLEIEKRLHAESGQRASIVLQAPNRQILLAAGEADQPTVLRFGIRNLVRLKGDTIGFLYYHDPAIDYMSRLRIGILDSTKFLLILGTLFLVALSLLVAYGLAKWLTAPLRRLIPAIDRLGKGELGIQVPVTTGDEYGKVANAFNDMSNQLKKAEEIRKNLVADVAHELRTPLTIIRGKLDFLQQSGRPIPPENLLSLQDELIRLTRLVEDLHQLTLAEAKQLPLERKPTHIPDLLRRILDRIGPEAANKGIHLSLEDFSGEGTLSVDPNRITQVFLNLLVNALRYTPSGGSIRVQIDREEGPAPGQDMLRVSVADTGTGIEPEHLPRLFDRFYRSDQARTRSRGGSGLGLAIAKEFVTAHGGTIDVESEPGRGTTFIVRLPCSK
- a CDS encoding CBS domain-containing protein; the encoded protein is MAQLRDIMTTQVAAVSPQDNVYQAANLMKQHNVGMIPVVENGQLRGVITDRDLVIRGIADKKPNSQQVADVMTNAPVTGTPDMSVDEAARLMAQHQIRRLPVVENGQLVGVVSIGDLAVRQPFADEAGHALSNISEPSRPVM
- a CDS encoding response regulator transcription factor, with the protein product MSHTLLLVDDEEKVLDFMEPFLQQEGFRTATAKTGLEALRKAEEVKPSLVVLDWMLPEMSGIEVCRELRKRDRMGIIMVTARTEETDKIIGLEVGADDYITKPFSLRELVARIRAVLRRIEGDRGDGEAMRRGELVISEPRRRVWKRGKEISLTPTEFKLLLTLAARPGIVYSRLQLLESLDDALWNDERTVDAHISRLRKKIEDDPATPVYIQTVYGFGYRFGDPK
- a CDS encoding M20 family metallopeptidase, with product MGSLDRLSERIEKIFSQMVEWRRRFHMEPELSFREERTPARVAEILRECGIDVRTGVGGRGVVGTLTGGRPGKTVALRADMDALPIQDEKDCEYRSRVPGVMHACGHDGHMAVLLGVARLLSEMREEIPGRVRFLFQHAEEVIPGGAREMIEDGALDGVDAVYGVHLWTPLPVGVVGIKAGPLMAAADSFQIDIFGKGGHGGLPHESVDAIVVASHLIVHLQTLISRQVDPLKSAVISVGTIQGGQGFNVIAERCTLTGTVRTFDPVLREQMHQRIREIAENSCSLYGATCRVDYQWGYPAVVNDTVEAHRVAGVARRLVGDDRVWELQPVMAAEDFAYYLGKVPGAFCFVGAGNPEKNCDFPHHHPRFDFDERAMKVAARLLLSSALAYLRGEGRREKADEPAC
- a CDS encoding YugN family protein gives rise to the protein MVLEDTGLNGIRKDFGTVDKVIRGLGFDRWSWDYDKAVYDLKLIDREKGTVYYLRVPAEVIQGRLENPKATVELGTPVFGRHLYPHGVDYEATIPESLEKTVKEKVDALKEALS